Genomic segment of Cydia fagiglandana chromosome 16, ilCydFagi1.1, whole genome shotgun sequence:
CGTAAGAGCCTTTTTCACATTATTAGGAGTTTTTTCAAGCAAGGCAATACTTGGCAATCTTGGCATGGTAGGCAATGTTGACGAGCAAGTTCATGGTAGGTATATACTAACGGTATGAAATGTCCAATGTAAAATAAACTCTAAATAGCTCACTCGCTCGCCTCAGTTGAGGTAGGACACTGTACCATCTCATTTTTGCCTGCGTTTATTTATACTTATCCATAAATTTGCTAATATTCAATATTTGATTATGTAGCCGatttgatttgataagaaaGATAGCTGGCCTTACATGGAGACGAGCTGCAAAAGACAGGATAAAATGGAAAGGTttagaggaggcctatgtcgAAAGACAAGCTGTAAAAAGGAAGAAGCGAAAACCGGTTGCCGATTCACTTAGTTAAGGaattagatatataatatatagtgtagtataaaagaaacatagtgcaacttaatacttatattatctttatttatttttcttcttaagttaggttaattataatatgaatataaaagtaaaatataaaaacacttacaaaacaataaaaaaaattataaacacattataaaaaacctaacctagggtgccgccggcagcggcgCAGGGCCCAAgttgccggtggtcagggccgcagagtgaggaaccgacgtactatacgcgccgtgtccaaaattaccgccttctgcatctgacccttgatccaaccacctagcgagagtctctctaggtgttggtcgagactcttcgctatgagaccgttcgctgacacgactataggaacaatgatcgtcgagtcaacatcccacatggcggttatctcgtgagctaagtctaggtacttgctggatttgtccttctcggccttcacgagattctcatcatgggggatggtgacgtcgacgagcacggcccggcgctgcgatcgatctatcagcacgatgtcaggcttattggctacaatagtcctgtcagtgatgatagatcgatcccaatagagcgtggcacgaccattttcgagaactggcgcaggtgagtacttgtagtacggcacttcacggtccacaaggccgtataggagggcaagttgctggtgaataattctggctacgagattatgtctgtgcaagtactcgccgttagcaagatgagaacaaccggagataatatgcctgagtgactctccgggacggcggcatgcccgacaaatgtcgaccgtaccgtccttcaggatatatctccgatagttattcgtcatgataacttcgtccgcaattgcacaggcaaaaccctcggtttctccgaagaggtccccgaatcgtagccagttcaccgacgcgggtaggtctacatcgggtcccatgagggccttgtagaaccgcccgtgtagctgCTTATCCTTCCATACCGCCTTGCGGTCCTCGGTGCTTAGTActacaggtttgcgccagttctcgttcgccaaggagagcggcgtgaggcccctgtcagctgccaccacatcacgatgcatcccacactcgttgttgaggaaataattcctgagattgtacacctcacGGTTGTGGAGATTTTTGGCGTTTAGAAAGCCGCGACCTCCACATttccgtgggatgtacaatctcataacaGACGAGCGTGGGTGCAGCATACGGTGTGTGGTGAGCAGCTGTCGGACCCTCCGATCCAGGGCAtccagctcggtctgagtccaccttagtatgccaaaggagtatgtgagtagaggcattacccaggcgttgaaggcgcgcactttgttgcctCCTGACAAAAGACTGTTAAGTACTTTTGTGAGCCGACTAAAAAAGCGCTCCTTCACCGACCGTCTAATACTCTCTTCCTCAATACCCAACGACTGTGACATACCaaggtatttataggtttctgattcagagatggatctgaaagacattgtctcagaaagttgtaaatttgttgaatttacaaCTTTCCCCCGCTGTACGTGCATAaccgcacatttatcgacaccAAACTCCATGTTGATGGCATTACTGAAGACTTCGGTGGTTTTCAGTAGCTCCAGCAAGTCTTGGCTATTTGGTGCAAATAATTTGAGGTCATCCATGTACAGAAGGTGAGAAATGACTTCACCCCCTCTCCGAAGCCGGCAACCTAGTTCTAAATCCTTCAGCAAGGTACTGAGAGGATTCAGAGCTAGGCAGAACCACAGGGGACTCAGACTATCACCCTGAAATATTCCTCGCTCAATCCTTATAAAATCCTGCGGGCCAGGGCGTTCATCCCCGCCTCCTGGTTGATGAAGAACTGTGGTCCATTGCCTCATACACGCGCTTAGAAAGGCTCTTAAAGCTGTATCAACTTTATACAGCTCTAAGACCCTCTCCAGCCATGAGTGAGGCACCGAATCATAGGCCTTCTTGTAGTCAATCCAGGCTGCTGAGAGGGCCCCCCTATTCCGCCGGATTTGTTGGCAGATGGTCATGTCTATGAGGAGGAGCTCTTTAGTACCACGGGACCCAACCCTACATCCATTTTGAGCAGAGGCCAAAATATTGTTTGCGACAATGTGCGCGTTGATTTTTGCTCTCAAAATGGATGTAAGGAGCTTGTAGAGTGTAGGCAAGcatgtgatgggtctgtagttcttcgcTTCCGTGGTACTACCGGACTTATAGAGCAGGAAGGTGACACCAGTTGTTAAGGAAGGTGGGAGAGAACCAAGCTCGAGGGCTTGTTGAAATTGTGCTGCCAAGCAGGAGTGCGAGCATCGGaaccatttttattattattatgttacacagcaataaaggcttattttattttatttatgtagccGCCGTAGCCGGGCGATTGCCAAATCATTATATTTGTTAAACATTTTCTTAATATTGATTTGGTCTCTATTCAAcaggtatttaattaattaatcattATCAGGATGTTATTAGGTAACAATATATGAAGATTATTTTCTATGGAACATTAGAAGCGACCAATTGCATCTTAAAagtttttaaactaattaattcaCTCCCTTTCAATTTTCATACCATTAGATTTTATTCGAATTTACACTATCAATAGCAAAGTTATATGTACAACTTATCGCTGTACATATGAATGTAAAAAGTAATATACATGCCGAACAAGATTCCCAGATCAACATCAGAGGTTGGACAGGGTGTGCTATTTACCTTATATTGACAtatgttacgtcatattataaggcaaatagctcaccctgtcCGAACTCTGAATATCATAGCTGAAAAGTTAAATTGttagaaaatgtataaaaaagaTAGAGTAAACATAAGAGTAAGAATTAAAAGGAAAATCAACGGTATAGTTGATGTTatcaaaaaaaagtaaaaagccCTGCTTGCCTTAAAATCCTGTGAGATTTGGTCTGACTTTTCACATCTAATTAGCTATACTGATGAGTTCAACTCTTAAATTTACTTTCAAACATTCCCTAACACTTTCAGTGCCAAGTGCCCCGTTTCTTCTCCCAAAATTAACACACCTAGCgtgttcttggcagtgaatgtgttaagtttATGGTCATATTAAGAATCCTACCTctttcaatacaaaaataaggAAAGTTACTACTGGCAAGAATTATGTTTGAGAAACTACTGCAAAGCTACTTTTCAGGCACacaaagaaaagaaaataaacaagataaaatgagaaataaatttatttaaaagaaataCATGCCACGgtcattacctacttattattagTAACATAGTCATAATCTTATAAAAGTACTACAAGGTTTGTAGTTAAATAAAACATTAGGTTAAAAACAGGGGGGTATATCACCAAAAGTTTATGGAAACAGTAATATTTCTTTACACCGTAATGACATGAACAGTCTTGGCCACTCTAGGCCCCTATAGTAAGTACTAGCGGCTACTTTCTCAGCGcccatcatatagactgcctCCCCGAATACTAGCAGCCCGAAGCCCGAGCTTACTGGGTCTTAGGACAAATCTGCCACTGGACATAAACACACATTGCACTTGTACCTGGTTTTGACCCTATTGTATCAGGAATATGAGTTGTCAGAGCAGGTCATTTGTATAGTATTTGAAAATACggtgttattattatatgtatgcaCAGGCAGCTTAAAGCTGATACGTGCACATCAAGGTCCACTTGTGTTTTGTAGAATACAAAAGGTGTTCCCTTGTTTTTAATCAGATTTTATATAACCACAGTATAAACTCACAGCTTAAGCTCTAACTACAGGGTCCAACTAAAAGTAACTACATTCAAGCTACTAATGCATGCATGTTTAGTTGTAAATCAAATTCTACTGATAATATTCTCACCTAATAATTAACACATATAAAATTCCAAATAGTCCTGAGTTTAAACATGTAAAAGTCTTCACTTTAGTTCACTTCGAGTCCAAGTCAGTGTTTTAGTCCCGTCACATTATTGTCCACACTTTGGGGAAGAAACTCACCGTTTAAACGATACAATTTAATAACTACAGGCTGAACgatagtatattatattatttatattaacaacaatataataataaataacttgtttttgtttaatgtttattaaagACAGACAAGAGGATGCGAGGATTACTAGCATAGCATTTGACAATGTTAAATATGACATGCATTGAttttatttggattttgcacTTTGTTGGAAAGGATTTCAGCCAATGACAGGGACTATGTGTTTCCGGTACGTTGTCATTCTCTACGGTGATTGGCTAAAACTAGACTATTGTGGCACTTTTCTAATACTGAAAACGAAACGAAACCCTAAGGTTGACAGCATAGTGACAGATAAATACATGCCCTGGAATCTTGTTTGAATTAATcaataagtaatttatttgccttatttaaatttataatacttacatatgtaCATCATGTAAACATAATTACGAATTATTAATAAAGCTACTATACAACGATTGaaaatttaatataatgttattatttaagAGACAGGAAATTTAAAAAACACTGGCAATATATTTTATGACACGCGGTTAATTTAAAACGAAGTCTCTGCGTCAATCAAATCACTTGACAAAATGAATGACTGAAATATAAACccgtaaaaaaatacaaaatatatttattcggCAAAATGAATAATATGATCAAAATTCAATACGTTCCTAAAGCAAATTAAATTTACTGTGATATGCCGGGGCCGGATGTAAGAGCCAATGAAAATGTCCTCGGCGAAATGTCGACAGAGCCCACGGCTACCGTGCATACTGGTGTAGTACCAGCAAAACCTGAAAGAAAATTAACTGTGCTAGAAACCCATGGCTACATACTTGGTAGGACTATTGGCTCAGGTTCTTACGCCACCGTAAAGGTaacaaaataatacttacttaggtattcattatttaaaaaaataggtacctacctatctgtGGGTTAGGGTATAAGTTCGTAAACTTGTATTTCTCGCGTTCCTCCAATGTACCTAACAGCTagttacatataggtacttaaacctAAAAGGTGGTGGTCATAGGAAGCCAATAAGAAATTAACACATACGTAATCGACTTATTGTCTACAGTCTGCAATAAATATGTAGTTTAAAATGTTTACACTTCTTTGAATTTGTTCAGGAATGAATCTGTTTGGACGTCATACcttaaaattaacgttaatatatttttttaatgacaagtttaccaatattatttattatgttattcatatatatggtacaaaaacaagtcaaaaaacaataaataaaaataacttaaaattaaactaaaatacaaactaatttaaatgattaaaataacataCGTTTACCCAGGTAGCATCCAGCGACAGGCACAATTGCCAAGTTGCAATAAAAATTATAAGCAAGTTCCAAGCGCCGGGCGACTATCTCAAGAAGTTTCTACCCAGAGAAATAGAAGTTGTGAAAGGGCTCAAGCATGAAAACTTAATACGTTTCCTCCAGGCCATCGAAACAACACACAGGTCTAATCCACTTCAAAAACTAAGACAAAGCTAGGCATATAGTTGGGTAGGGTAGGAACTATACAATAACAATTTACTACGCTTTGATTCTAGGTATTATTCCAAAGCTGCTAAGAGTAAATGTTTTTTTGATGAGCACACCCGTACAATACATTGTATTAGTCCAGTGCTCTTTGAGAGAGCTGCAATTGCTGTGATATGTGCAACAATTTAACAAACGTTATtacatcatcaccatcatcatacCGTCCCGGCCGGTTTCGACCACGGCGACTGTACAGTACTGATTGTTGAGAGCGATGTTCGTGAGCTCTCAGGTGGCTGACATAACCGATTTTAGCAGTAAATGTACGGCCAATTCACTGcaggtcagcacccctccgacaAAATTGTAATTGATGACCGCAGGTTGTCGCGCCTTTAACTAATACGTACTATTtagctatttttttaaatgttattacaGGGTTTACATAGTAATGGAATATGCAGAAAACGGCAGCCTACTCGACATAATCCGTAAGGATCAGCATATAGACGAGGTGCGTGGGCGCCGTTGGTTCCGGCAGCTGGTCGAGGCGGTGGAATACTGCCACGAGCGCGGCGTCGTTCATAGGTCAGCTTGGTTCCCCTTTAGTCTCAACACGTCCACACGGTTTATTTATATAGTGATAGAATGGCAGAAAATGGCGGTCTACTCGACATAATCCGTAAGGATCAGCATATAGACGAGGTGCGTGGGCGCCGTTGGTTCCGGCAGCTGGTCGAGGCGGTGGAATACTGCCACGAGCACGGCGTCGTTCATAGGTCAGCTTGGTTCCCCTTTAGTCTCAACACGTACACACGGTTTATTTATATAGTGATAGAATGGCAGAAAATGGCGGTCTACTCGACATAATCCGCAAGGATCAGCATATAGACGAGGTGCGTGGGCGCCGTTGGTTCCGGCAGCTGGTCGAGGCGTTGGAATACAGCCATGAGCGCGGCGTCGTTCATAGGTCAGCTTGGTTCCCTTTAGTCTCAACACGTCTCCACACGGTTTATTTATATAGTGATAGAATGGCAGAAAATGGCGGTCTACTCGACATAATCCGCAAGGATCAGCATATAGACGAGGTGCGTGGGCGCCGTTGGTTCCGGCAGCTGGTCGAGGCGGTGGAATACAGCCACGAGCGCGGCGTCGTTCATAGGTCAGCTTGGTTCCCTTTAGTCTCAACACGTCTCCACACGGTTTATTTATATAGTGATAGAATGGCAGAAAATGGCGGTCTACTCGACATAATCCGCAAGGATCAGCATATAGACGAGATGCGTTGGGCGCCGTTGGTTCCGACACCTGGTCGAGGCAGTGGAATACTGCCACAGgccggacacgccatacatcaaaaatcgTTTGCGTATCTTTTTGCGTGTGAACGGCACCatagaataactaatagtactataCCGTTTAATAGTTGGATTTCTACTTTACTGTCATTATACGTATACGTACTTGTCAACTCACCTATAActcctaatggtaacattccatttctaaccgcagctgcactaccggtactgaacgcgtcgctgacattgtcaatttccatagtaaaatcaacagtaatgcagctgtcgttggaaatggactgtcacctttaaagcTCCCTTTAGTCGCATATCTAATCGCCTTCAACCTCCACAAGTTTCTTGCCATACCTAACCGTTTTTTCTTCAGAGACATCAAATGCGAAAATCTCCTAATGGATCATGGTCTCAACATAAAACTATCAGATTTTGGATTTGCAAGAGGCCACATGAAACCTAAGAACGGGGTATATGCCCTAAGTGAAACCTTTTGCGGCAGCTACGCGTATGCCTCTCCTGAAATTCTGAAGGGGGTTCCTTACAAGCCACAGGACTCGGATATATGGAGCATGGGGGTTGTTCTTTACGCTATCGTGTATGGACGCCTGCCGTTTGATGACACCAACTATACGCAGTTATTAAAAGTAAGTGTCTAATTTGTAAAAACAATCTAAATTTGCATAATTGGCAAGTAATTTAACACTATTTAGAACCTGATAGGTACATGCCTTCAAAAGACTTTTCGTAAACTTTTGTGAAAATCATATCACACACCTGACAACACTGAACAGTTTAATTGGGGGGAAAACATAGAGGTACCATAGTACAGAAAGGAATTGGTAGAGTCGGGAGATGATCAAACGAGGTGCTCGTatggaactttcagtaggagtagcagagaaagcgttattattgtttgtccttgtcatagTCTCACTTTTGTTTATTCCCCATCGTAAAtttgtatggtttatggtgcgcaacaaataacccgactaAATTACGTAGGTtgtttttagtatgttgttaggAATGTTAAACcgcgtttttaattttattccattgcgtatgttctgtcacTTATGGGGGCACACGAATAGCACATCTATAGAAAATTATAGTCTATCTATGGGGTAAAAACTTCATAAAACATCAGTACCGTGCATCGGTATTGCTAGTTTGACTTCCAAAATTCGCTACAGACGCAACaaaacaactttttttttaaattatgttaggGCTTACTTGTGGTGCGGcaacagactagccgaggcgtagacgtggcctacgatggagcgagctcgcccagaaggtgcctgttcactcttgatttgagggttgccgggttataactTCAATTAACTTAAGAATCTTCATAATTACAGCAAGTCCAGAATAAAGTGTCATTCCCTCGTGAACCTAGAGTCTCCGCAGATTGCCGGAAGCTTATCACCAAGGTTCTAGCGCCCCTAAAGATGCGTGTGAAGATACCCCAGATCCTTGCTGACCCCTGGCTTAATCCCAACCAACCGAGAGACGAGGAGCCAGATGGAACACAGGTTAGTGCAAACCTTTTTGAATACCTAAAGTTGTCGTATGTAGTTTATCCGCCCTGATCATAGGCTACCTTATCATTTTGCATTACTTTTTGCCTCAGTCTCTCTCTCCTCTCTATATTCCTTTTTCTGTGTGAAACACttttaaatttcaaaattaACGATAACAATTACAAATCTGCAT
This window contains:
- the LOC134671910 gene encoding testis-specific serine/threonine-protein kinase 3-like isoform X2, giving the protein MPGPDVRANENVLGEMSTEPTATVHTGVVPAKPERKLTVLETHGYILGRTIGSGSYATVKVASSDRHNCQVAIKIISKFQAPGDYLKKFLPREIEVVKGLKHENLIRFLQAIETTHRVYIVMEYAENGSLLDIIRKDQHIDEVRGRRWFRQLVEAVEYCHERGVVHRDIKCENLLMDHGLNIKLSDFGFARGHMKPKNGVYALSETFCGSYAYASPEILKGVPYKPQDSDIWSMGVVLYAIVYGRLPFDDTNYTQLLKVSNKVSFPREPRVSADCRKLITKVLAPLKMRVKIPQILADPWLNPNQPRDEEPDGTQESASNSKEIKNVNIETTFERPIGRSEII
- the LOC134671910 gene encoding testis-specific serine/threonine-protein kinase 3-like isoform X1 codes for the protein MPGPDVRANENVLGEMSTEPTATVHTGVVPAKPERKLTVLETHGYILGRTIGSGSYATVKVASSDRHNCQVAIKIISKFQAPGDYLKKFLPREIEVVKGLKHENLIRFLQAIETTHRVYIVMEYAENGSLLDIIRKDQHIDEVRGRRWFRQLVEAVEYCHERGVVHRDIKCENLLMDHGLNIKLSDFGFARGHMKPKNGVYALSETFCGSYAYASPEILKGVPYKPQDSDIWSMGVVLYAIVYGRLPFDDTNYTQLLKQVQNKVSFPREPRVSADCRKLITKVLAPLKMRVKIPQILADPWLNPNQPRDEEPDGTQESASNSKEIKNVNIETTFERPIGRSEII